The Longimicrobium sp. genome contains a region encoding:
- the purF gene encoding amidophosphoribosyltransferase translates to MCGIAAVSGTPEAAKLVYLGMYSLQHRGQEAAGIATYDRTTGASHRHRAPGLVSEGFSEKVLAGLPGDVALGHIRYSTAGGAGLKNSQPIRVRYREGQLALVHNGNLTNASELRSRLVNDGALFQSDIDSEVIVHLIARSPREGVEAQIDDALSQLTGAFSLLIMVNDTLYAARDPLGYRPLVIGHLPAGGIVLASESCALDIMGARFVRDVEPGEVLRIRGSEMTSLRPLRPEGEPQPCVFELVYFARPDTHLWGFSVDRARRECGRTLADEHPADADIVISVPDSANSAALGFAERSGIPFELGLIRNHYVGRTFIEPSQAGRDFKVRMKYNAVREILNGKRVVVVDDSLVRGTTSRGLVNMLREAGAREVHFRLASPPVRHPCFYGIDMPTKEELIAANKSTDEIRAFLGVDSLGYLSSGGMLDAVSDAGTFCTACFSGDYRAPLVDQERGFAMSSHC, encoded by the coding sequence ATGTGTGGAATCGCAGCGGTCTCTGGCACGCCCGAGGCCGCGAAGCTCGTTTACCTGGGGATGTACTCGCTCCAGCACCGCGGCCAGGAAGCCGCCGGCATAGCGACGTACGACCGCACCACCGGCGCCAGCCACCGACACCGCGCGCCGGGCCTGGTCTCGGAAGGCTTCAGCGAAAAGGTGCTCGCCGGCCTTCCCGGCGACGTGGCGCTGGGGCACATCCGGTACTCCACGGCCGGGGGCGCGGGGCTCAAGAACTCGCAGCCGATCCGCGTGCGCTACCGCGAGGGGCAGCTCGCGCTGGTGCACAACGGAAACCTCACCAACGCCAGCGAGCTCCGCTCCCGGCTGGTGAACGACGGCGCCCTCTTCCAGAGCGACATCGACAGCGAGGTGATCGTCCACCTGATCGCCCGCTCCCCGCGCGAAGGCGTGGAGGCGCAGATCGACGACGCGCTTTCGCAGCTCACGGGGGCGTTCTCGCTGCTGATCATGGTGAATGACACGCTCTACGCCGCGCGCGACCCGCTGGGGTACCGTCCCCTCGTCATCGGCCACCTGCCGGCCGGCGGAATCGTGCTGGCGTCGGAGAGCTGCGCGCTGGACATCATGGGCGCGCGCTTCGTGCGCGACGTGGAGCCCGGCGAGGTCCTGCGCATCCGCGGCAGCGAGATGACGAGCCTGCGCCCGCTGCGTCCCGAGGGGGAGCCGCAGCCGTGCGTCTTCGAGCTGGTGTACTTCGCCCGGCCAGACACCCACCTGTGGGGCTTCTCGGTGGATCGCGCACGCCGCGAGTGCGGCCGCACCCTGGCCGACGAGCACCCCGCCGATGCGGACATCGTGATCTCGGTGCCCGATTCGGCCAACTCCGCCGCGCTTGGCTTCGCGGAGCGGAGCGGCATTCCCTTCGAGCTGGGGCTGATCCGCAACCACTACGTGGGGCGCACCTTCATCGAGCCCTCGCAGGCGGGGCGCGACTTCAAGGTGCGCATGAAGTACAACGCGGTGCGCGAGATCCTGAACGGAAAGCGGGTGGTGGTGGTGGACGACTCGCTCGTGCGCGGCACCACCAGCCGGGGCCTGGTGAACATGCTCCGCGAAGCGGGCGCGCGGGAGGTCCACTTCCGCCTCGCGTCGCCCCCCGTGCGCCACCCCTGCTTCTACGGCATCGACATGCCCACGAAGGAGGAGCTGATCGCCGCCAACAAGAGCACCGACGAGATCCGCGCTTTTCTGGGCGTCGATTCGCTCGGGTACCTCTCGTCCGGCGGGATGCTGGACGCGGTGAGCGACGCCGGCACCTTTTGCACCGCATGCTTCAGCGGCGACTACCGCGCCCCGCTGGTCGATCAGGAGCGCGGGTTCGCGATGAGCTCGCATTGTTGA